In Planctomycetota bacterium, a single window of DNA contains:
- a CDS encoding response regulator, whose product MKRPRVLLVDDEAIVRDSVSEWLKGDNYDVECACNGEEAISRVKEARFDTAVVDLKMPGMDGMEVMRRMKQTSPQILVIIITAYGTAESAVDAMKSGASDYLLKPFTLDKLEKAIEDVYQKSGSVGTPVLEPPTKPETTTTTPEAEVEVKEKPKAKTEKQCIWSKAGVVSYRVCSNNFRCDSCEFAQGLMDKGAQVGNRPMMMDAIKKMLEKPGPERACRYTLAGQVTYRLCSNVYRCGQCAFNEYMEEKLDAETAKMTAKLKAMQERKASRLGKTAAG is encoded by the coding sequence ATGAAAAGACCAAGAGTTCTGTTAGTTGATGACGAGGCAATTGTCCGCGATAGCGTTTCCGAATGGCTCAAGGGCGATAACTATGATGTTGAGTGCGCCTGTAACGGCGAAGAGGCCATCAGCCGCGTCAAGGAGGCCAGATTTGATACGGCCGTGGTTGACCTGAAGATGCCTGGAATGGACGGTATGGAGGTAATGAGACGGATGAAACAGACCTCACCGCAGATTCTGGTGATTATCATTACGGCCTACGGTACGGCCGAGAGCGCAGTCGATGCGATGAAGTCCGGCGCCAGCGATTACCTGCTCAAGCCCTTTACTCTGGATAAACTGGAAAAGGCCATTGAGGATGTTTATCAGAAAAGCGGCTCGGTTGGAACGCCGGTTTTAGAACCACCGACCAAGCCGGAAACAACCACTACCACGCCTGAAGCGGAAGTTGAGGTCAAGGAAAAACCCAAGGCCAAAACGGAAAAGCAGTGCATCTGGTCCAAGGCCGGGGTGGTTTCTTACCGGGTCTGCAGTAACAATTTCCGCTGTGACAGTTGCGAATTTGCCCAGGGCTTAATGGACAAGGGCGCGCAGGTGGGTAACCGACCAATGATGATGGACGCCATCAAGAAGATGCTGGAAAAACCCGGTCCGGAACGGGCCTGCCGTTATACGCTGGCCGGCCAGGTGACCTACCGGCTCTGCTCTAATGTTTATCGTTGCGGTCAGTGCGCTTTTAACGAGTATATGGAAGAAAAACTGGATGCCGAAACGGCCAAAATGACGGCCAAACTCAAGGCAATGCAGGAACGCAAGGCGTCCCGCCTTGGCAAGACCGCGGCGGGATAA
- a CDS encoding sigma-54-dependent Fis family transcriptional regulator → MEKYKILVVDDEEVIRNSLAEWLTDTGYESLTAADGPQALNIIKDADIDIMLADLKMPGMDGMQLMKQAQEINPDLSVIIMTAYGTIASAIDAIKAGAYDYLEKPFCPERVEVIINNIMAHKNVVRENIALKKELSRKYQFEELVGKSPKMQAVFELIKTVAKSNATVLILGETGTGKELVARAVHAESLRHKGPFVSLNCAALPESLLESELFGHEKGSFTGAIAQKKGKFELAHGGTIFLDEIGDISPNVQVHLLRVLQEKELNRVGGNEIVKVDVRVVTSTNRDLKKRVEEGTFREDLFYRLNVVPVYVPPLRERPDDIPILARYFLKKFNTENNKNIRDFSPEVMDYFMKHTWTGNVRELENAIEYSVVLCRNDIVKPEHLPPLLKDRRICEPPPSANSDKTSLKDAEKKQIIKVLDENKWNYTRTAKTLGISRSTLHNKLKEYQITKK, encoded by the coding sequence ATGGAAAAGTATAAGATACTTGTAGTAGACGATGAAGAAGTAATCCGTAATTCGCTGGCCGAGTGGCTGACTGATACCGGTTACGAGTCACTGACTGCGGCAGACGGACCCCAGGCGCTGAATATCATCAAGGACGCGGATATTGATATTATGCTGGCTGACCTGAAGATGCCCGGTATGGACGGTATGCAGCTGATGAAGCAGGCGCAGGAAATCAATCCCGATCTGTCCGTGATTATCATGACCGCCTACGGCACCATTGCCTCGGCCATAGATGCCATCAAGGCCGGCGCCTATGACTACCTGGAAAAACCATTCTGCCCGGAACGGGTGGAGGTTATTATTAACAATATAATGGCTCATAAAAACGTGGTCAGGGAAAATATTGCCCTCAAGAAGGAATTATCCCGAAAATATCAGTTTGAAGAACTGGTCGGAAAGAGCCCAAAGATGCAGGCGGTGTTTGAACTGATTAAAACCGTAGCCAAGAGCAATGCCACGGTCCTGATTCTGGGCGAGACCGGCACCGGCAAAGAACTGGTGGCCCGGGCCGTGCATGCCGAGAGTTTGCGCCATAAAGGGCCGTTCGTCTCGCTTAACTGCGCGGCGCTGCCCGAGAGCCTCCTGGAAAGCGAACTCTTCGGCCACGAAAAGGGCTCGTTCACCGGCGCCATTGCCCAGAAAAAGGGCAAGTTTGAACTGGCCCATGGCGGCACGATTTTCCTGGATGAAATCGGCGACATCTCGCCTAATGTCCAGGTCCATCTCTTGCGCGTCCTGCAGGAAAAGGAACTCAACCGCGTGGGCGGTAACGAGATAGTCAAAGTGGATGTCCGGGTGGTCACCTCGACCAATCGCGACCTCAAGAAGCGGGTTGAGGAAGGCACTTTTAGGGAAGACCTGTTCTACCGCCTAAATGTCGTGCCGGTCTATGTCCCGCCCCTCAGGGAAAGGCCGGATGATATCCCGATTCTGGCCCGCTACTTCCTCAAGAAGTTCAATACCGAGAACAATAAAAATATCAGAGATTTCTCGCCTGAGGTAATGGACTACTTTATGAAGCACACCTGGACCGGTAATGTCCGGGAACTGGAAAACGCCATAGAATATAGCGTGGTCTTATGCCGCAATGATATAGTCAAACCGGAACATCTGCCACCGCTATTAAAAGACCGTAGGATATGCGAACCGCCACCATCCGCCAATTCAGATAAAACATCGTTGAAAGATGCGGAAAAGAAGCAAATAATTAAAGTTTTAGATGAAAACAAATGGAACTACACCCGAACTGCCAAGACCTTGGGTATCTCCCGCTCTACCCTCCATAATAAACTCAAGGAATACCAAATAACAAAAAAGTAG